The Culex quinquefasciatus strain JHB chromosome 2, VPISU_Cqui_1.0_pri_paternal, whole genome shotgun sequence genome contains the following window.
TACGGGCCGGGTGTACGCGGCCTTTGCCCTGACGGAACCCAGCTCCGGATCGGACGCCGGATCGATTCGGTGCCGCGCGGTCAAGTCGGCCGACGGCAAGCACTACGTGCTGAACGGGTCCAAGATCTGGATTTCGAACGGTGGAATTGCGGACATTTTCACGGTGTTTGCGCAGACGGAGGTCGTCGATGCCAAGACCGGCCAGAAGCGCGACAAGGTGACGGCGTTCATTGTGGAGCGTGGTTTTGGCGGGGTCAGCAACGGTCCGCCGGAGAACAAGATGGGCATCAAGTGCTCGAACACAGCTGAGGTTTACTTCGAGGATTGCAAGATCCCGGCGGAGAACGTGCTCGGGCAGGAGGGCGATGGTTTCAAGGTGGCCATGAACATCTTGAACAACGGTCGGTTCGGAATGTCGGCAACGCTTTCGGGCACGATGCGTGCTTGTATTCAGAAGGCCGCCGAGCATGCCACGAACCGAGTTCAGTTTGGACGGAAGCTGGAAACGTACGGTGGAATCCAGGAGAAGTTGGCCCGCATGGCCATGCATCACTACGCGACCCAATCGATGGCGTACATGATCTCCGGCAACATGGACTCGGGATCCGTGGATTACCATCTCGAGGCGGCCATCTCGAAGGTGTTTGCTTCGGAATCGGCCTGGTACGTGTGCGACGAAGCCATCCAGATCCTCGGCGGCATGGGCTTCATGAAGGACACCGGCCTTGAGCGCGTCATGCGAGACCTGCGAATCTTCAGAATCTTCGAGGGTACCAACGACATCCTGCGACTGTTTGTCGCCCTCACCGGAATCCAGTACGCCGGTGGCCATCTCAAAGAACTGCAAAAAGCCTTCAAGAACCCCGCCGCCAACCTCGGACTCATCTTCAAGGAAGGCTCTCGCCGGGCTGCCCGCAGCTTTGGCATGGGTGGAACCGACCTGACCCCGTTCGTCGCTGACCAGCTCAAGGACGCCGCCCGCCAGTGCTCCGAAAGCATCGACCTCTTCGGCCAGGCCGTCGAATCCCTCCTAATCAAGCACGGCAAGGGTATCGTCGAGGAGCAGTACATGCTGAACCGCCTAGCGGACGCCGCGATCGACACCTACGCGATGGCCGTCGTCCTCTCGCGGGCTTCCCGTTCCGTCAAGCAGGACCTGCCCACTGCCGAGCACGAAATCCAGATGGCCCAAGCCTGGTGCCACGAGGCGGCCGACCGGGTGCGCGTCAACATCCGCAAGATCAACACGGACGCGTTCGCCAAGAATTACGGCCGGATGTCGCACATTGCGAAGACGGTTTGTGCCAAGAATGGCATCGCCGTAACCAATCCGCTCGGAGTTGAATAAGCGGCGAACGAAACAGGCGAAATTGCGTTTGCGACGATCGATTCACAATGATTTTCTAACGAAAGTTTCTATTAGGGAGTCCGCGATAGAGTGAGAGAGAGTTTGAGAGG
Protein-coding sequences here:
- the LOC6049913 gene encoding very long-chain specific acyl-CoA dehydrogenase, mitochondrial, translated to MFRVGQIVIRNGQKVKAIELRRCLSAAPQAKRADTQASAADKKPNMSFLTNIFRGEVQPAQIFPYPDVLDAEQKEFTSALVDPVNKFFEEVNDPVKNDATANLDENTLNALWELGAFSLQVPPELGGLGLNNTQYSRMCDIIGGQDLGLGICIGAHQSIGFKGILLYGTKAQKEKYLPQVSTGRVYAAFALTEPSSGSDAGSIRCRAVKSADGKHYVLNGSKIWISNGGIADIFTVFAQTEVVDAKTGQKRDKVTAFIVERGFGGVSNGPPENKMGIKCSNTAEVYFEDCKIPAENVLGQEGDGFKVAMNILNNGRFGMSATLSGTMRACIQKAAEHATNRVQFGRKLETYGGIQEKLARMAMHHYATQSMAYMISGNMDSGSVDYHLEAAISKVFASESAWYVCDEAIQILGGMGFMKDTGLERVMRDLRIFRIFEGTNDILRLFVALTGIQYAGGHLKELQKAFKNPAANLGLIFKEGSRRAARSFGMGGTDLTPFVADQLKDAARQCSESIDLFGQAVESLLIKHGKGIVEEQYMLNRLADAAIDTYAMAVVLSRASRSVKQDLPTAEHEIQMAQAWCHEAADRVRVNIRKINTDAFAKNYGRMSHIAKTVCAKNGIAVTNPLGVE